From Mobula hypostoma chromosome 8, sMobHyp1.1, whole genome shotgun sequence, the proteins below share one genomic window:
- the LOC134350291 gene encoding uncharacterized protein LOC134350291 — protein MLTGSIHPFESRGPDLCSALKEPVMWTWDEERQESRPPASQSKSQRRGQGDGGHHGCRGVPGAVHNPDLIETAVRSTEEHLEKLLKCPLRCCCYCAMENLRRRRPQILGCLSPVAGVGVEAFGRDGARCSVLESWSEARSFRTDSESDCDRMLPGCCTGKLAALEVHRLREMMGLSRDFETLRLFTVPVVCSLTNYGIALHCCNHML, from the exons ATGCTGACTGGAAGCATTCATCCTTTTGAGAGCCGAGGTCCAGACCTCTGCTCCGCACTCAAAGAGCCAGTGATGTGGACATGGGATGAAGAACGTCAGGAGTCCAGACCTCCAGCTTCACAATCGAAAAGCCAGCGACGTGGACAAGGCGACGGAGGACATCATGGTTGTCGAGGTGTCCCAG gggccgtgcacaatcctgatttgatcgagacagccgtgagaagcacggaggaacacctggagaaacttctgaaatgcccgcttcgctgctgctgctactgtgcgatggagaatctccggagacgaaggccccaaatccttggctgcctatcgcctgttgccggggttggggtcgaagcgttcggcagagatggtgctcggtgctcagtgttggagagctggtcagaggctcggagttttcggacggactcggagtcggactgtgatcggatgcttccgggatgctgcaccggcaagttggcggcgctggaggttcaccgtctgcgtgagatgatgggactttcaagagacttcgagactttgagactttttaccgtgcccgtggtctgttctttaacaaattacggtattgctttgcactgttgtaaccatatgttataa